DNA sequence from the Pedobacter sp. W3I1 genome:
ATCGAGATTTAACTCTTTACCCCTTGTTGATTTAAATTCGCCAACTCCATCTGCCGCATTTACAGGCGCATCCTGATCGAGTTCATTTTTGTAATCGATATAATAAGTATTGGGATTGTACAATACCTTAAAGGTTTCGATTGGTGAACCCGAAAAGTTATTGTCAGAATAAACATCTATTACGAGTTTTTCTAAATTACCCAATTCATCATGAAGCTGACTTAAAGCCATAGTTACCTCTCATTCTTATTTTTGATCTGTAATCTCAACTCCTCCAATGCCTTTTTCATTTTCTTATCTGTAGCTGTTTGGCCGGTTCTGCCTGGCAGTGTAGATCCGGCTACGTTATTGGTTACCGTTGCGGTAATGTTTAATTCTCTAATTTCTACTGGCATATAAATCCCTTTAAATTTCTACCCGCCTGAAGTATTGATGAGCAAACTCGATACTTTCGATCACCAATCCATTTTGTTGG
Encoded proteins:
- a CDS encoding DUF5908 family protein, translating into MPVEIRELNITATVTNNVAGSTLPGRTGQTATDKKMKKALEELRLQIKNKNER